The sequence CGCTGTTAGATGCGAACGTACCGCTCATTAGCACAAACGGTCAATTGAATTTAGCGACGAGGTGGCTGTTTGATTTACTCGTAAAAGAAGGGGTTACCTTTTATTATTCGGGCGATTTTGACCCGGAAGGACTAAAAATGGCGCAGCGCCTTGTCGAGCGGTACGGTTCATCTGTTCGGCTTTGGCATTACGACTGTTCTGATTATTTGGCGACCAAACCGACCGTCCCGCTATCCGATGAACGTTTGGCGAAACTGCAATCGGTGACGCTTCATGACTTGCAGCCAGTAAAACAAGAAATATTGCGGCGGAAAAAAGCAGGATACCAAGAGGCGCTTGTGGAACAGTTGAGGAGGGAGGTGAAGGGAAGGTAAAGGATCTATTTTTCGAATAATGCATTGAAAGGCGTGAAGAAAAAGAATAAGATAAAGATATCAAATGTTTAAACTTTTAAACAAAAGAAAGGAAGAGGGGAATGGGACAAAAAGCGATCGAGGTGTTTCGATCGTGTATACCATTATTTCAAGCGCTAAGCGATCCTCATCGCCAAGATATTGTATTGCTGCTTGCGGAACACGATAAGCTAACAGTCAATGAAATTACGGAACGGTCAAGTTTATCGCGTCCAGCGATTTCGCACCATTTAAAAATTTTGCGTGACCAAGGACTAGTGTCGGTAGAACAAAAAGGGACATTGCGATACTATGTATTATCTATCGAAAAAGCTGTTGAATTATTGAAAGATTTAATTCATGCTGTTGAGAAGGAGTGCCTTTAGATATGCTAAAGGCCAAATTTTTCATTTTATATATTTAAGTTTTTAAACGTTTAAAAAAAGGAGTAATGAACAATAAAACCGTCATTATTCCGGGGATGGCGAATAAACTCCTTGCATTTAGTGTTCGTTTTATCCAAACTTTCCAAATGCGCTCAAATGGGTGCGGAAGCTGTTGAGATGAAAAAGTGTTTTTCATGGGTATTTTTTGTTTTTGGAAATAAATTTGAACAAATTTCGAAAAAAATTTAACGAAAATGTGACAAAATTTCAAATGGACAACCTATTTCTTTTTTTATTTCCATGTATTATATAAAAGATAGCGCTTTTCTCGCACGATTTTTGATGTCGAGAAAAGTATTTTTCTTTTTGTCAATGATTTTTCTTTTTGTTTTCCCCTCAATGCAGTTTCTTCCTTACTTTTTTCGTCACAATTATTTCTACAATACATGTTAAAATCATTTTGATAGTGCTAATACCACAAAGTTATTTAAATTCGTTCGTTATGTATTTACTTACTTGTTCAATGAATCACAATTTTGTTGAGGTGAAAAATGATGAAGCGCTTGTTTTCCTTACTGGTAGTCGGATTGCTTCCGCTTCTTGCAGGCTGTGAGATGGTTGTGTTTCAACCGCAAGGACCAGCGGCACGAAGCATTACGGAGTTGATTAACTGGTCGATTTGGTGGATGCTTCTTGTTGTTGTCGTTGTCTTTGCTTTGTTTGCTTATATTGTGTGGAAATATCGAGATCGACCTGAGCGTCAAGGGGAGGAGCCGCCTGAAGAACACGGAAGTACGGTGCTTGAAATTGTATGGACGGTAATTCCGATTTTAATCGTTGTTGCGTTAACGATCCCAACTGTGAGAACATTATATGATTTAGAAAAGCCTCCGAAGGGGTACGAAGATCAAGATCCGCTTGTTATTCACGTGACATCAGCGGATTGGAAATGGATTTTTAGCTACCCAGAGCAAAATATTGAAACAGTGAACTACGTCAATATTCCTGTCAATCGTCTCGTGCTATTTAAAATGACTTCCGCATCGACTATGCAGTCATTTTGGGTGCCTGCGTTAGCGGGACAAAAATATACGATGAACAAAATGGAGACAGAATTGTACGTTGTTGCGGAACGTCCTGGTTCGTACGAAGGAAGAAATACAAACTTTAATGGACGTGGGTATGCGCATATGCAATTTGAAGTTTTAGCGCAAACGCCAAAAGAGTTTGACAAATGGGTACAAGAAGTAAAACAAACGGCACCGAAATTAACGAAAGAAAAATATGAAGAGCTGTTATTGCCAACCCATTTAGGACGATTGACGTTTGTTGATACACATTTACAATGGGTAAACCATGCTGATCCGCATTCAAAGACGTACACAAATCCAGAATTATATCGTGGGCATGGATACCAAGGAAAAATTTTTGACGAAAATGATCGACATACATCAAATGTGACAGATGATGAGCAACAAGCTTCTGAAAGCCATAGCGGAGGTGAACATCATGGGCATTAAGTGGAATGAAATATTTGTTGGGGGAGACCCGCTTCTTGTTGGTTCACAAATTGCGATTGTACTGACTGTCGTTGCGATTGTCGTTGGCTTAACGTACTTTAAAAAATGGGGTTGGTTATGGCGTGAATGGTTAACGACCGTCGACCATAAAAAGATCGGGATTATGTACATTTTATCAGGTGTATTGATGTTTTTCCGTGGTGGCATGGACGGGTTGTTAATGAAGGCGCAAACGGCTCGGCCGGAAATGAACTTTTTAGATGCCCAACATTACAATGAAATTTTTACAACCCATGGCGTCATTATGATTTTGTTTATGGCGATGCCGTTTTTGATCGGTTTAATGAACGTCGTCGTTCCGTTGCAAATCGGTGCGCGCGATGT comes from Anoxybacillus flavithermus and encodes:
- a CDS encoding ArsR/SmtB family transcription factor, whose product is MGQKAIEVFRSCIPLFQALSDPHRQDIVLLLAEHDKLTVNEITERSSLSRPAISHHLKILRDQGLVSVEQKGTLRYYVLSIEKAVELLKDLIHAVEKECL
- the qoxA gene encoding cytochrome aa3 quinol oxidase subunit II — its product is MMKRLFSLLVVGLLPLLAGCEMVVFQPQGPAARSITELINWSIWWMLLVVVVVFALFAYIVWKYRDRPERQGEEPPEEHGSTVLEIVWTVIPILIVVALTIPTVRTLYDLEKPPKGYEDQDPLVIHVTSADWKWIFSYPEQNIETVNYVNIPVNRLVLFKMTSASTMQSFWVPALAGQKYTMNKMETELYVVAERPGSYEGRNTNFNGRGYAHMQFEVLAQTPKEFDKWVQEVKQTAPKLTKEKYEELLLPTHLGRLTFVDTHLQWVNHADPHSKTYTNPELYRGHGYQGKIFDENDRHTSNVTDDEQQASESHSGGEHHGH